One window from the genome of bacterium encodes:
- a CDS encoding RidA family protein: MAKQFIRSFEGAKLPYRHHANGMFSMAIRTKGDFIFFRGQTGYDIEGNFVGEGDAGAQAEQACKNIKQLAEEAGGSIKDVCKLTVYVTDVKYRKAVYAMIDKYFEGVKHCSTGVVCSGLALPHLFVEIDAFAVIDR, encoded by the coding sequence TTGGCGAAGCAGTTCATCCGTTCATTCGAAGGCGCCAAGCTGCCGTACCGCCACCACGCCAACGGCATGTTCTCGATGGCCATCCGCACGAAGGGCGACTTCATCTTCTTCCGCGGGCAAACGGGCTACGACATCGAGGGCAACTTTGTGGGCGAAGGCGACGCCGGCGCGCAGGCGGAGCAGGCCTGCAAGAATATCAAGCAGCTCGCGGAGGAAGCGGGCGGCAGCATCAAGGACGTCTGCAAGCTGACCGTGTACGTGACCGACGTAAAGTACCGCAAGGCGGTCTACGCGATGATCGACAAGTACTTCGAAGGCGTCAAGCACTGCAGCACCGGGGTGGTCTGCAGCGGCCTCGCGCTGCCGCACCTGTTCGTCGAGATTGACGCGTTCGCCGTCATCGATCGCTAA
- a CDS encoding ABC transporter permease, with product MAELLPPAASPLPVGPAAAARRWMALRRAAGALRGSKAATVGAAILAVHLVLAVLGPALAPYRYTEFHMTHLLEAPSRQFLAGTDQFGRDQLSRVMWGARGTLTLAVVSTVLGEALGVTVGLVGGYYRGVVDEVLMRTMDALMAFPSILLAMLILTSLGHSPTYVVIGIAVVFMPRAARVLRGVVLSLAASEFVDAARARGERGWYILFRELLPNAWTPIIVDTTIRFSYSILLATSLGFLGLGAAPPSPDWGLMINEALPFLNQAPWLALPPAVAISSAVVGANLLGDGIQASLRPE from the coding sequence GTGGCCGAGCTCCTGCCTCCCGCCGCGAGCCCCCTGCCGGTCGGTCCCGCGGCCGCGGCGCGCCGGTGGATGGCGCTGCGCCGTGCCGCCGGTGCCCTTCGCGGGTCGAAGGCCGCGACGGTCGGGGCGGCGATCCTGGCCGTGCACCTCGTCCTAGCGGTCCTCGGGCCCGCGCTCGCACCGTACCGGTACACCGAATTTCACATGACGCACCTGCTCGAGGCGCCGTCCCGGCAGTTCCTCGCGGGCACGGACCAGTTCGGGCGCGATCAGTTAAGCCGCGTCATGTGGGGAGCGCGCGGCACGCTCACGCTCGCCGTCGTCAGCACGGTGCTCGGTGAAGCGCTCGGCGTGACGGTCGGCCTCGTCGGCGGGTACTATCGCGGCGTCGTCGACGAGGTCCTGATGCGAACGATGGACGCGCTGATGGCCTTTCCGTCGATCCTGCTCGCGATGCTGATCCTTACGAGCCTCGGCCACAGCCCGACGTACGTGGTCATCGGCATCGCCGTCGTCTTCATGCCGCGGGCCGCGCGGGTGCTGCGCGGCGTGGTCCTGAGCCTCGCCGCGTCCGAGTTCGTCGACGCGGCCCGCGCCCGGGGCGAGCGCGGATGGTACATCCTCTTCCGCGAGTTGCTGCCCAACGCGTGGACGCCGATTATTGTGGACACGACCATCCGCTTCAGTTACTCGATCCTGCTCGCCACGTCCCTCGGCTTCCTCGGCCTGGGCGCCGCGCCGCCAAGCCCCGACTGGGGCCTCATGATCAACGAGGCGCTGCCCTTCCTCAACCAGGCGCCCTGGCTCGCGCTGCCGCCGGCGGTCGCGATCTCGAGCGCGGTCGTGGGCGCGAACCTGCTCGGCGACGGCATCCAGGCCAGCCTGAGGCCAGAGTAG
- a CDS encoding MmgE/PrpD family protein produces MATTPTAVLARYTATASLDGVPAPVVQRVKELILDHLGCALGGSRTPLARAAADVAGGGGGATVVGTSIKAAPGPAAFANAMAANALDYDDTGPTGHPGATIIPAALALAETRRLRGDAFMLAVLVGYEVWAHIRGAIQPSWERRVLVYGNGVTQTFGAAAASARLLGLDVERTLCAFGLAGAFAPLPHDGKVGWDEDRVSWVKDNVAWPAEGGLRAALLAERGFGATREILDGERGLWIMAGSDRCDFDRMIRGVGTEFDLLGVSSKPYPCCRWLHSTVDALRQVMTAHHMEPREVRRVTVRSMAPLVDWFQIRRPATMVDAEFSVPHAVAMTLLGRPRPDWWLEANRTDPAVLALIDRVAVELDETAQAEYAQNRNSARIPSTVAVETARGTFEHSRKLCHGGPDDPMTWQEIEEKFRELAEPVIGGRRAAAVLQMVTELEAVGSLEELTGALSRA; encoded by the coding sequence ATGGCGACCACCCCGACCGCCGTGCTCGCGCGCTACACTGCCACGGCATCGCTCGACGGCGTACCCGCGCCGGTCGTTCAGAGAGTGAAAGAACTGATTCTGGACCATCTGGGGTGCGCGCTCGGGGGGAGCCGCACACCGCTGGCGCGCGCCGCGGCGGACGTGGCCGGCGGTGGCGGCGGCGCGACGGTCGTCGGCACCTCGATCAAGGCGGCGCCGGGCCCGGCCGCGTTCGCGAACGCCATGGCCGCGAACGCGTTGGACTACGACGACACCGGACCGACCGGCCATCCCGGCGCGACGATTATCCCAGCGGCGCTCGCGCTGGCGGAGACGCGGCGCTTACGCGGCGACGCGTTCATGCTCGCGGTGCTGGTCGGATATGAGGTGTGGGCGCACATCAGGGGCGCGATCCAGCCCAGCTGGGAGCGCCGGGTTCTGGTCTACGGCAACGGGGTGACGCAGACATTCGGGGCGGCCGCCGCGTCCGCGCGGCTGCTCGGCCTCGACGTCGAGCGCACGCTGTGCGCCTTCGGGCTCGCCGGCGCCTTCGCCCCGCTGCCGCACGACGGGAAGGTCGGGTGGGACGAAGATCGGGTGTCATGGGTCAAGGACAATGTGGCGTGGCCGGCCGAGGGCGGCCTCCGCGCCGCGCTGCTGGCCGAGCGCGGGTTTGGGGCGACGCGCGAAATTCTCGACGGCGAGCGCGGTCTCTGGATCATGGCCGGGTCCGACCGCTGCGACTTCGACCGGATGATACGCGGGGTGGGCACGGAGTTCGACCTGCTCGGCGTCTCGTCGAAACCGTACCCGTGCTGCCGGTGGCTGCACTCGACCGTGGATGCGCTGCGGCAGGTGATGACCGCGCACCACATGGAGCCGCGCGAGGTCCGCCGGGTCACGGTCCGGTCGATGGCGCCGCTCGTCGACTGGTTTCAAATCCGCCGGCCGGCGACCATGGTCGACGCCGAGTTCAGCGTCCCGCATGCCGTCGCGATGACGCTGCTCGGGCGGCCGCGGCCCGACTGGTGGCTCGAGGCGAACCGCACGGACCCCGCAGTGCTGGCGCTGATCGACCGCGTCGCGGTCGAACTGGATGAAACGGCGCAGGCGGAGTACGCGCAGAACCGCAACTCCGCCCGGATTCCGTCCACCGTGGCCGTCGAGACCGCCCGGGGCACATTCGAGCACTCCCGCAAACTGTGCCACGGAGGGCCGGACGATCCAATGACGTGGCAGGAGATCGAAGAGAAATTCCGCGAGCTGGCCGAGCCGGTCATCGGCGGCCGGCGCGCGGCCGCGGTGTTGCAGATGGTCACTGAACTCGAGGCCGTCGGCTCGCTGGAAGAGCTCACCGGAGCGCTTTCCCGAGCCTGA
- a CDS encoding ABC transporter permease, with product MRSLGFIARRLGALAVVLAVVSVLVFAVVQLLPGDVATEILGTSATPEDLAALRLKLGLTRPAPVRYAEWIGGVVRGDWGQSLLYQMPVRPLVLEGLGRSAVLAGLALLIAVPLSIGLGVVAALRRDRPLDHAISTLTLIALSLPEFVWGTLLILLLAYRFRIFPPSSMVDPQASLASQAARFVLPVLTLILALLAQMTRMTRASMIDAIRQPFTEAARLRGLRPRRVVAHALRNALLPTVGIVALNVGFLLGGIVIVETIFSYPGLGRLLVDSVNHRDVPMLQMATLVVASAYGLANLGADIVYAYLDPRIRY from the coding sequence GTGCGCAGCCTGGGGTTCATCGCCCGCCGCTTGGGCGCGCTGGCCGTGGTGCTGGCGGTCGTCTCGGTGCTCGTGTTTGCCGTCGTGCAGCTCCTGCCCGGCGACGTCGCGACGGAAATCCTCGGCACCTCGGCCACGCCGGAAGATCTCGCGGCCCTCCGGCTGAAACTGGGACTGACGCGCCCCGCGCCGGTCCGGTACGCGGAGTGGATCGGCGGCGTGGTGCGGGGCGATTGGGGGCAGTCCCTGCTCTACCAGATGCCGGTGCGGCCGCTCGTCCTCGAAGGGCTGGGACGGTCCGCGGTGCTCGCGGGGCTCGCGCTCCTCATCGCCGTGCCGCTCTCGATCGGGCTGGGGGTCGTCGCGGCCCTGCGGCGCGACCGACCGCTCGACCACGCAATCAGCACGCTCACGCTGATCGCGCTGTCGCTGCCGGAGTTCGTCTGGGGCACGCTGCTGATTCTGCTGCTGGCCTACCGCTTCCGGATCTTCCCGCCGTCGAGCATGGTCGACCCGCAGGCCTCGCTGGCGTCTCAGGCCGCGCGCTTCGTGCTGCCGGTGCTGACGCTGATCCTCGCGCTGCTGGCGCAGATGACCCGCATGACGCGCGCCAGCATGATCGACGCGATCCGGCAGCCGTTCACGGAGGCCGCGCGCCTCCGAGGGCTGCGGCCGCGCCGTGTCGTGGCGCACGCGCTGCGCAACGCCCTCCTCCCCACCGTCGGGATCGTCGCCCTCAACGTCGGCTTCCTGCTCGGCGGCATCGTGATCGTCGAGACGATCTTCTCGTATCCGGGACTCGGCCGGCTGCTCGTCGACAGCGTGAACCACCGCGATGTGCCCATGCTGCAGATGGCCACGCTCGTCGTCGCCAGCGCCTACGGGCTCGCCAACCTGGGGGCCGACATCGTGTACGCGTACTTGGACCCGCGGATCCGGTACTGA
- a CDS encoding ABC transporter ATP-binding protein: protein MAARAAPTGTTTGTPVLDVRDLEVVYRTARGPVNAVRGVSFAVAAGEIFGLVGESGSGKSTVGFGVMGALRPPAAVRGDVRYRGEPLLTKSPAALRALWGRRLSIVFQNPGSTLNPVLRVGAQVMEVLQEHEGLDRAAAFTKTVELFNAVQLPDPAGVAVKYPHQLSGGQQQRVSIAMALACDPDLLVMDEPTTGLDVTTEARILQLVRSLRARTGAAILYISHNLAVIAQLCDTVGVMYAGELVETGPVADVFARPTHPYTLALLRCLPRVDAPSAQRLLPAIEGALPDPAAPVTHCQFAPRCAMAEDRCRREPPPLVEARPGRASRCFFWEKVPGPDTVPPESIRAASRAVDAGAAVLEAHGLTHQYGTPGRRLAPGLGAPPLRALDNVSLTVFGREALAIIGESGSGKTTLGRCLVGVLQPTAGEITLRGRALPRRPERWTRSTRRHIQIVFQNPDLTLNPRRTVFEAVARPLELFGGGTREDRRIRATALLEAVKLGARYLDRLPHQLSGGERQRVAIARAFAADPDIVVCDEPTSALDVSVQATILNLLVVLQDSRGVSYVFISHDLSVVRHLADRVMVIYRGSVVEEGRTEDVFGSPRHEYTKALLAAVPTFKTRAEA from the coding sequence ATGGCCGCCCGGGCAGCACCAACGGGAACCACCACCGGGACGCCGGTCCTGGACGTGCGGGACCTCGAGGTCGTCTACCGGACGGCGCGCGGTCCGGTCAACGCCGTCCGCGGCGTGTCGTTCGCCGTCGCGGCGGGAGAGATCTTCGGGCTCGTCGGCGAGTCGGGCTCGGGGAAGAGCACCGTGGGGTTCGGCGTCATGGGCGCGCTGCGCCCACCGGCCGCCGTGCGGGGCGACGTGCGCTACCGCGGTGAGCCGCTCCTCACCAAATCCCCGGCCGCGCTGCGCGCGCTGTGGGGGCGGCGGCTGTCGATCGTGTTCCAGAATCCCGGCAGCACGCTCAATCCCGTCCTGCGCGTCGGCGCCCAGGTCATGGAGGTGCTGCAAGAACACGAAGGACTCGACCGCGCGGCTGCCTTCACGAAGACCGTCGAGCTGTTCAATGCGGTGCAGCTCCCCGATCCGGCCGGCGTGGCCGTCAAGTATCCTCACCAACTCAGCGGCGGCCAGCAGCAGCGCGTGTCGATTGCGATGGCGCTGGCGTGCGATCCGGATCTGCTCGTGATGGACGAGCCGACGACGGGATTGGACGTCACGACCGAAGCCCGCATCCTCCAGCTGGTGCGGTCCCTGCGTGCGCGCACCGGCGCGGCGATCCTCTACATCTCGCACAACCTGGCGGTGATCGCGCAGCTCTGCGACACCGTCGGGGTCATGTACGCCGGCGAACTGGTGGAGACGGGGCCGGTCGCCGATGTCTTCGCCAGGCCCACGCATCCCTACACGCTGGCGCTGCTCCGGTGCCTGCCCCGCGTGGACGCGCCGTCCGCGCAGCGATTGCTGCCCGCGATCGAAGGCGCGCTGCCCGATCCGGCCGCGCCGGTAACCCACTGCCAGTTCGCGCCGCGGTGCGCGATGGCCGAGGACCGGTGCCGCCGGGAGCCACCGCCGCTGGTGGAGGCCCGGCCGGGCCGGGCGAGCCGGTGCTTCTTCTGGGAGAAGGTCCCGGGGCCGGACACGGTGCCTCCCGAAAGCATCCGCGCGGCGAGCCGGGCCGTCGACGCGGGAGCGGCCGTGCTCGAGGCGCACGGACTCACGCACCAGTATGGGACGCCGGGACGCCGCCTCGCTCCCGGACTTGGCGCCCCGCCACTTCGGGCGCTCGACAACGTGTCCCTCACGGTCTTCGGCCGGGAGGCTCTCGCGATCATCGGCGAGAGCGGATCGGGCAAGACCACGCTTGGCCGCTGCCTCGTCGGGGTGCTGCAGCCGACCGCGGGCGAGATCACGCTGCGGGGCCGCGCGCTGCCGCGGCGTCCCGAACGGTGGACGCGGTCCACGCGGCGCCACATCCAGATTGTCTTCCAGAATCCGGACCTGACGTTGAACCCGCGCCGGACCGTGTTCGAGGCGGTGGCCCGGCCGCTGGAGCTGTTCGGCGGGGGCACCCGCGAGGACCGGCGCATACGGGCAACGGCGCTGCTCGAGGCGGTCAAACTCGGCGCGCGGTATCTCGACCGGCTGCCGCATCAACTGAGCGGCGGCGAGCGGCAGCGCGTGGCTATCGCGCGCGCCTTTGCCGCCGATCCCGACATCGTGGTCTGCGACGAGCCGACCTCGGCGCTCGACGTGTCGGTCCAGGCGACGATTCTCAACCTGCTGGTCGTTCTTCAAGACTCGCGCGGGGTTTCATACGTGTTCA
- a CDS encoding ABC transporter substrate-binding protein, producing MDRKTGMLSRRRLLQYGAATAAAAALQPVTLAGSGAASAAPKRGGTLKIAWASSPLSIDPAYAVSGDEYMITAAIYDNLTRVDEKFVVHPQLASGWSSNAHGDVWTFNLRRGVKFHHGRELNARDVVFTFERILDPKNGSPARTSVGPIDKIEAADDYTVRFRLSIPYADLPISLGTTYARILPADRAALIKTAPSGTGPFRLAEFRPGAYTRMVRFQNYWDPGRPYLDELWEVNMPAMAAQVAALTGGSVHAMFEVPASYMPALQTPGVSVVSVKSPGFQPLTMNNAEKPFNDVRVRQALKYLVDRDALIKAVWQGHASTGEDHSVPSFSPYYAATTPTHTYDVAKAKSLLAEAGYGSGLNIELWTSNERVGLQELAVAYQQMAAPAGVKIDVKNVPWSVHVATVYKKKPFYANNWFGRASIDETLYPYFRTGGGFNDAYSNKDVDTLLDTGRATTDFKKRKEFYARAEQVIHVDGPWVVPYFTMYTAAMRSNVKGVAVHPLRWWDFREAYFEG from the coding sequence ATGGATCGAAAAACAGGCATGCTGAGCCGGAGACGCCTCCTGCAATACGGCGCCGCGACCGCCGCGGCGGCGGCGCTCCAGCCGGTCACGCTCGCGGGATCCGGGGCGGCCTCGGCCGCTCCAAAGCGCGGCGGCACGTTGAAGATCGCCTGGGCAAGCTCGCCGCTCTCCATCGACCCGGCCTACGCGGTATCCGGCGACGAGTACATGATCACCGCGGCCATTTACGACAACCTCACCCGCGTCGACGAGAAGTTCGTGGTGCACCCGCAGCTGGCGAGCGGCTGGAGTTCGAACGCGCATGGCGACGTGTGGACGTTCAATCTCCGGCGGGGTGTCAAATTCCACCACGGGCGCGAGCTCAACGCGCGCGACGTCGTCTTCACCTTCGAGCGCATTCTCGATCCCAAGAACGGCTCGCCGGCGCGCACCTCGGTGGGCCCCATCGACAAAATCGAGGCCGCCGACGACTACACCGTCCGCTTCCGGCTCTCGATCCCCTACGCGGATCTGCCGATCTCCCTCGGCACGACGTACGCGCGGATCCTGCCAGCCGACCGGGCCGCGCTGATCAAGACCGCGCCGTCCGGCACCGGCCCCTTCCGCCTCGCCGAGTTCCGGCCGGGGGCCTATACCCGAATGGTGCGGTTCCAGAACTACTGGGATCCCGGCCGCCCATACCTCGACGAGTTGTGGGAGGTCAACATGCCGGCCATGGCCGCTCAGGTCGCGGCGTTGACCGGCGGCTCGGTCCACGCGATGTTCGAGGTGCCGGCGTCGTACATGCCGGCCCTCCAAACGCCGGGCGTGTCGGTGGTCTCGGTGAAAAGCCCGGGGTTCCAGCCGCTGACCATGAACAACGCGGAGAAGCCGTTCAACGACGTGCGCGTGCGGCAGGCGCTGAAGTACCTCGTGGACCGCGACGCCCTGATCAAGGCCGTCTGGCAGGGGCACGCGAGCACGGGCGAAGACCATTCGGTCCCAAGCTTCAGCCCGTACTACGCGGCCACGACGCCCACCCACACCTACGACGTCGCCAAGGCGAAGTCGCTGCTGGCCGAAGCCGGGTATGGCTCCGGGCTCAACATTGAACTGTGGACGTCGAACGAACGGGTCGGGCTGCAGGAACTGGCCGTGGCCTACCAGCAGATGGCCGCGCCCGCCGGGGTGAAGATCGACGTCAAGAATGTGCCGTGGTCCGTCCACGTCGCGACCGTCTACAAGAAGAAGCCGTTTTACGCCAACAACTGGTTCGGACGCGCGAGCATCGACGAGACGCTGTACCCCTACTTCCGGACCGGCGGCGGCTTCAACGACGCGTACAGCAACAAGGACGTCGACACGCTGCTCGACACGGGCCGGGCGACGACCGATTTCAAGAAGCGGAAAGAGTTCTACGCGCGCGCGGAGCAGGTCATCCACGTCGACGGTCCGTGGGTCGTCCCGTACTTCACGATGTACACGGCCGCGATGCGCAGCAACGTGAAGGGCGTCGCGGTGCATCCGCTCCGGTGGTGGGACTTCCGGGAGGCCTACTTCGAAGGCTGA